In Juglans microcarpa x Juglans regia isolate MS1-56 chromosome 7D, Jm3101_v1.0, whole genome shotgun sequence, the following are encoded in one genomic region:
- the LOC121238182 gene encoding uncharacterized protein LOC121238182, translating into MLNNINSTTSTALDAYIIYNSHRGILQISVITLSFLTTPLTLWSRPPEIGEMDLNGPSRLRPRKSTVGDRFLGSSIQHDNTSSSSAPASSAGVELNEDDVLWTGEFSDLDHHHHSTPPSSASSTPHHNLLHNHHHKSFARSESFGILAALPENETSPNLRNVSHLYPKASLSVSSSSSSPSISSRIIPTIPKPSQDRMSLPSSVRYQSAPVNVPVLAKAMRKHREFDDIDDVDDDGDGEMLPPHEIVARVQSPMLACSVLEGAGRTLKGRDLRRVRNAVWRQTGFLD; encoded by the coding sequence ATGCTCAACAATATAAATTCGACAACATCGACGGCTCTTGATGCGTACATTATCTACAATAGTCACAGAGGAATATTGCAAATCTCGGTTATAACCCTCTCCTTCCTAACCACGCCTCTCACTTTGTGGAGCCGGCCTCCCGAGATCGGCGAGATGGACCTCAACGGTCCCAGCCGACTCCGTCCTCGAAAATCTACCGTCGGCGACCGCTTCCTCGGCTCTTCTATCCAGCATGACAACACTAGCTCCTCCTCCGCCCCAGCCTCAAGCGCCGGTGTCGAGCTCAACGAAGACGACGTTCTCTGGACCGGAGAATTTTCCGACTTGGACCATCACCACCACTCAACCCCTCCGTCCTCCGCTTCATCCACCCCTCACCACAACCTCTTACACAATCACCACCACAAGAGTTTCGCTCGGTCCGAGAGTTTCGGCATCCTCGCAGCGCTCCCTGAGAATGAAACGTCCCCCAACCTCCGAAACGTTTCGCATTTGTACCCAAAGGCTTCACTCTCGGTCTCTTCCTCGTCCTCCTCACCCTCCATTTCCTCACGTATCATTCCGACGATCCCCAAACCTTCGCAGGATCGAATGTCGTTGCCTTCCTCGGTCAGGTACCAGTCGGCGCCAGTGAACGTGCCGGTCCTGGCCAAGGCCATGCGGAAGCATCGCGAATTCGACGACATTGATGACGTTGACGATGATGGGGACGGCGAGATGTTGCCACCGCACGAGATTGTGGCGAGAGTTCAGTCGCCGATGCTCGCGTGCTCCGTGCTTGAAGGCGCAGGGAGGACGCTCAAGGGGAGGGATCTTCGCCGGGTTCGGAATGCGGTGTGGCGGCAAACAGGTTTTCTTGATTAA